CGTGCGACCCGCATCCCGCCGGGCTCGCGTCTCGCCTCGCTTCACCGCCGGCTCAAATTGCATGGGGCCGCGGCCTGTGTCGAAGTCCCTCGTCGCGGATGTCCTGGTGCCCATCGCATCGCGGAGAGCTTTCGCCGTCACGCAGTCCCGGGTCCCCGAGCCAGCTCCCGCGGCTATTTGCCGTAGCGCTCTTTGTAGAACTCGTCGATCTTCGCCCGCTCCTCGGGCGACAGACCCTTCAGCCAGCTGTTGCGCGTGTCGTCCTCGACGGCCTTGATCGCGGCCGCGACCTTCGGGTCGCCCTTGCCCGCGGCGCGCGCCTGGGGAAGGAACTTCATGTAGAAGTTCTCCGCCGCTTCGAAGAAGCCGTGCCACTGCACGAAATCGGGCCCCTGCATCGAGGCGCCCATGCGGGCCCGCCGCCCCTCGTGGTGCCACAGCCGGTAGAACGTCCACTCGAGTTCCTCGTCGAACGGGGTCGGCGTGAGCTTCTTCGCGTCGCGAAGCGCCGTCATGATGTTCTGCGCCGGCTGTCCGAACTTCGTGTTCCAGAGATCGATCGTGTCGTCGTACGACGAGTAGAACGAAGCGACGAAGCGGCCTCCGTGGCAGCTGCTGCAGACCTCCTGCATCGCCGCGCGTTTCTCTTCCCAGTTGTCCATCTTCTTGGAGATCACCGGGCGAAGGGTCCAGGAGAGCCGGGCGCCGACGTCGTGCGTGATCGCGAGGCTGGGCGTCGCCGACATGTGGCAGGTCGAGCAGGTGGGCGCCGCCGTGTAGTCGACTCCGACGACCCATTTGTCGGAGTCGAGGTGCATCTCGCTCTTCTGTGTGCGGTAGGCGATGCCGTGCTTGCTCTCGTCGTAGATCTCGGCCTGCGGATGATCGGGGCCGAGATGACACTTGCCGCAGACTTCCGGCTGGCGGGCCATCGCCTTGGAGAAGACGTGGCGGCTGTGGCAGGCCGTGCAGCTCCCGCGCGAGCCGTCGAGATTCACGCGCCCGATGCCGGTGTTGGGCCAGGTGGCGGGGTCGAAGACCGGCGCGCCGTCGGCGCTCTTCTGGATCGAGCCGTCCTTGTTCATGAGAAAGGCGACCGTCGAGCCGTGGCACTGCCGGCAGCCGTTGACCGCCGCGAGGCGCCCCTCGACCACTTCGCCGAGCACGTTGTCGAGCGAACCGATGAACTTCGCCGCGTCGGC
The sequence above is drawn from the Thermoanaerobaculia bacterium genome and encodes:
- a CDS encoding multiheme c-type cytochrome; the protein is MHDRRREFLACLVLTVAFACLVTSAPASAAPPPDSQCISCHQDKTPGIVAQWRASKHAAQDVGCYECHRADAKDPGAFPHNGATIVTVVTPKACEPCHAEIVAENSHSHHADAAKFIGSLDNVLGEVVEGRLAAVNGCRQCHGSTVAFLMNKDGSIQKSADGAPVFDPATWPNTGIGRVNLDGSRGSCTACHSRHVFSKAMARQPEVCGKCHLGPDHPQAEIYDESKHGIAYRTQKSEMHLDSDKWVVGVDYTAAPTCSTCHMSATPSLAITHDVGARLSWTLRPVISKKMDNWEEKRAAMQEVCSSCHGGRFVASFYSSYDDTIDLWNTKFGQPAQNIMTALRDAKKLTPTPFDEELEWTFYRLWHHEGRRARMGASMQGPDFVQWHGFFEAAENFYMKFLPQARAAGKGDPKVAAAIKAVEDDTRNSWLKGLSPEERAKIDEFYKERYGK